TATACTTCTTGGAAAATATCCTTGAAGCGGCCGTCGTATTTCTTGAGTATAGTGTTCTTGGTCGACATATATAAAGGCAACTTGCGATCCAAAGCATACACCATTGATGCATGGGCAAATGCACTGCAAATGTATAGTCACATTCAAAAGGTACATCATAATTTATAGATTATACTGTATAATTAACCATGTTCAATTGTTGCAAATGATAattatgtgtcaatatttcattataGTAACATTACATGTACAGTACATATAAGCAATCTCACATTGTGATGGATATACGGCACGAATTgataaaacaaaaataatttaaaaacatGAATACTAAAAACAATTTCAATAATATTTTTATCCTTACACGATTGATTCATCAGTGTTGAACATTCCtaaggcaactccagcacccttaaaATCATTGATGACTTCCCGAATTGCATCACCTCCATCAGAAGGAGTCCAGCTGATCTCTAACTTTCCTGCACCAGGCACCACAAAGTCAATAGCCTTGTACTGCAAAAAATGGAAAACTGCTTCAAAAGTTAGTTCAGAATTCAAATTTTGGTGAAGAGAAAACAAGGTGTCGACAACACACTAATCACAACGATAGCAAGAGGggcatgttacggacccgagtctagggtcgtagcacggagcagtgacgtccacgccatctgtgagtcagctcccgaaaccccctccaaatatcccgccatctagcgagggcgggatataccggccacaggggctggtttcccgtcttaatcagctcataacatagccgctgctgacctctggtgaggtggcgcttagacagcaacgccatctatggagtggataggtggacgcttgtgtctaagcctgtaagtgaggtgccctagagtgtccctattactaaTGACgtgtgattacagagtcgacctgggactgctgtatcggacggtggatcagtctacccaaggcagccaaggtctctccacctgtttgctgcagaagctgtgagtcacccccggacgaacactgttgagtgtgttagcctgcctgtgacgtggcagtaccaggaatcgtcttatctgggggctggctgatgagactacccactgtggtgcggagagaggagagtgatctgcggaatcacacgaggctcctgcctagggctcgcaaccctagtatcgatcgtggagtggcctacacagcggaggtgatcggaacctgccagctacaggctggatttgtggttgaaggcctccacgacggtgcacccagtgggactgtgatttggctggcctgtggccggggtagattcgccgaaagaatcagaggattcatcgtgggcttagacgaagagaaccagggctactcatcgtgagcaccgtggagcatcctgtgtcttcagaggaagacgattctgtacattgtgtatttataccccccgtgtgacagtttatatatttatttatggtggtggtgattatatatacaaaagcagtgtatttgtatcccttcccctttaatttacttgcgttacggaacacaccccttgaaagccactactaacttggggccggatacccaaactcaaataacatcagaaaagaacccagttgggacccaatagggccgtaacagggcAGGAACGCAAAATTTTTCCATTCTGTTCAAGTGCATTGTGTTCAATGACTGCAGATTTCATTCACTATCTCCTAAaacttttcttcttcttcttcttctttgatAATGAGTTTAGCATCCCATAGTTCATGAGACATTTCTCCAGGTTCCAGTCAGAGACCAACAACACTTGTTGTGTCTTACAAGGAACAAGGTGTGACACCACTTCAACTTTCAAGGTCATCAAAGAATAAAACATTAGAAGACAAGTGTATAGAATCTACAGCCATCACAGTCGAGGTAAATTCAGCACTGCTGTCCCTATTGCTACATTAATTAATAACGAATATTAATTGTAACAATCCATCAAGTATATAACGTTGCTGAACTTAAATTTTCCTGACCTTAACCCTTCCCTTTTTGGCCTTTATAAATACTAACCAAGTATATCTGTTACATTTAATGAAGTCCTTACAAGTGAAACATTACCAACAAATGAAATTTCCTTTCCTCTTGAGTCACCATTTACAAAAGCCACAATCAACTGTAATGATTAactaaataaaaaaatacaaaGTGCTAGATTGACAAAAAGAGAGGAAGAGACTATACTTAGAGTAGCTAATCTAGGCCCATATGTAATATAGTGTACAATGGATAAGTCTGATTGCATTGCAATACAATTCACATGAATTGTATAATACAGTAATTACAATAACTAAAGAAGTTGTATGAAATGCTAAACATATTTTACCTTAGAGATTAATGACTTAAAACATTGATCAATTTGCAATTTATCTCACTTTTGACACTGAAGAACTTATCTTACATGATTCCCGGATGTGATCGTTTACATAGAGAATTATTATTTTTAACCGACCCTTACTTTTTAAAACTAATAATACTGTTTATTTCTAATGTTGCTTGGTTACCCTAGTCAATGATAATCAGAACAGTAATACTGTACAACAATTATTTTTACCTGGTCAGCATGTGCATGACGGCCAATGACAATTGGTTTCTGCCATCCTGGGACAAGACGGGGGATATTCTGACATATGATAGCCTCTCTGAACACGGTGCCACCTAGGATGTTACGTATAGTACCATTGGGAGACTTCCACATCTTTTTCAAATTAAACTCTGGAAAATGATTAGGaataaatgtatttttttttttttttttttttttttttttttgagatatatacaagagttgttacattcttgtacagccactagtacgcgtagcgtttcgggcaggtccctggaatacgatcccctgccgcgaagaatcattttttcatccaagtacacattttactgttgcgttaaacagaggctacagttaaggaattgcgcccagtaaatcctccccggccaggatacgaacccatgacatagcgctcgcggaacgccaggcgagtgtcttaccactacaccacggagactgcaaattgtattgtatattaCCTGTACTGTAAAAAATGTAAATAACAAATCTGCACaaaattacctaacttacatgTTTGAGGCTTATTTACAAGAAAATTATTAAACAAACTTTCATGAAATTTACTTAACATCCATTTATAGCACAACAAGTCTATATAGTTCTTTCCATCATTCAATTGTAAGAATGCCACTGGACATGTTCTTACTGCAGTCAGGCTAGGCCCTATTGAGATTATTTTTAAATATGTAAATACATAAGGAAATACAGTACCAGATAAAATAATGCTCTAGGTATTCATATCAAACAATTAGCAAATACTGtatgtaatatattatatatacacacacacacacacacatacatacatacacacacacactgtactgtacaTATCTTTTGTTTTTAGACAAGAGAGGGGcatataattaaaaatatatatagaccATCTTTTGTTAGTAACATAAGCACAGTATAACAATACCTTCCACCCTCTTTTCATCAGGCGTAATTGTTGCACACTTGATGCCTACATTGTATTTCTTAATGGCATGAGCACAGTCAATCGTGACCTGGTCTTTCGTGGCATCACGATTCTCAATCCCCAAATCATATGTGTGAAGTTCAATCTCCAAAAACGGGAGAATAAGTTTCTGCTTGATAATGTCCCAGATGATGCGGGTCATCTCGTCCCCAAGCATCTCCACCACTGGGCCACCTGTAGTATACAGCAAACCATGTACTGTATTAAAATGCTGTCTTGCAAAATTTATTAAGTATTTATTAACTATCTGAACAAATGATTAATCAGAAGAATCATCTAACCATTGAAACAGTCCTAATGTCTCAAAATGTTAACAAAAGATGCTATCATTTATAAAATCGCTCAAATATTTTCACTAAATTTAAACTTGCTTAGAACAAAATATCACAAATTAACCAATCACATTATTCTGATCTTGAGGTATGGTTGTGTCAGCCCAGCCACCCACTGCTCTGCTTATGTGGGCTCATCAGACTTGCAGATAACCTATCTTTAAGGAGTGGGGAAAATGTGGCCGAGAACCCAGCTTCCCAACTACCTTACCCCGATAGAGCAAAATGAGACTTGGATCTGGAGCCCACACTTAACCAGGCCCCAGCCGACAAAAGCAGAATCCTATGGCAGTGTGGATGGATACATAAACCATACACCAGAAAAATGGAGATGACGTTTTAAAACATCTAAAAAATTATTTGTTAAAAGAAAGAGGAAATTAAAACTGAAAGAGAAAGGCGGGAATGCACCTTTCAATAAAtgaagagcagtgcgtgcccccagtGAATGAAGAGCAGTGCGCGTCCCCAGTGAATGAAGAGCAGTGCGCGTCCCCAGTGAATGAAGAGCAGTGCGCGTCCCCAGTGAATGAAGAGCAGTGCGCGTCCCCAGTGAATGAAGAGCAGTGCGCGTCCCCAGTGAATGAAGAGCAGTGCGCGTCCCCAGTGAATGAAGAGCAGTGCGCGCCCCCTGTGAATGAAGAGCAGTGCGCGTCCCCAGTGAATGAAGAGCAGTGCACACCCCCAGTGAATGAAGAGCAGTGCGCGCCCCAGTGAATGAAGAGCAGTGCGCGCCCCCAGTGAATGAAGAGCAGTGCGCGCCCCCAGTGAATGAAGAGCAGTGCGCGTCCCCAGTGAATGAAGAGCAGTGCGCGTCCCCAGTGAATGAAGAGCAGTGCGCGCCCCCTGTGAATGAAGAGCAGTGCGCGTCCCCAGTGAATGAAGAGCAGTGCACACCCCCAGTGAATGAAGAGCAGTGCGCGTCCCCAGTGAATGAAGAGCAGTGCACACCCCCAGTGAATGAAGAGCAGTGCGCGCCCCAGTGAATGAAGAGCAGTGCGCGCCCCCAGTGAATGAAGAGCAGTGCGCGCCCCCAGTGAATGAAGAGCAGTGCGCGCCCCCAGTGAATGAAGAGCAGTGCGCGCCCCCAGTGAATGAAGAGCAGTGCGCGCCCCCAGTGAATGAAGAGCAGTGCGCGCCCCCAGTGAATGAAGAGCAGTGCGCGTCCCCAGTGAATGAAGAGCAGTGCACACCCCCAGTGAATGAAGAGCAGTGCGCGCCCCAGTGAATGAAGAGCAGTGCGCGCCCCCAGTGAATGAAGAGCAGTGCGCGCCCCCAGTGAATGAAGAGCAGTGCGCGCCCCCAGTGAATGAAGAGCAGTGCGCGCCCCCAGTGAATGAAGAGCAGTGCGCGCCCCCAGTGAATGAAGAGCAGTGCGCGCCCCCAGTGAATGAAGAGCAGTGCGCGCCCCCAGTGAATGAAGAGCAGTGCGCGCCCCCAGTGAAtgaagagcagtgcgtgcccccctgtGAATGAAAAGCAGTGGGGGTGAGCACATAAATGCCAAATCATCAGGTATTGGTGAGCCAAATCACACCAATACCTGATGCACATAAATGATCAGTGACAATGTGTTTTAGAAGCCTCTTGTGACGAGTTTTTATCAAAATGTACCAGTTTTGTTACTCCAAGTCTTATCTAATCACACAACGACAATACTCGTGCAATCTTTCTGGACTTTACTCCTATCTTCCCAAGTCCATTATCACAAATTAGTACAACTTCAGTTACATGctttattagataataaacttacaaCTCTCCCTTCTCATTGCATAGTGATGATAGCCAGATTGGgaataatttgcaattaattcacTTCAATACTGCTTCCACTAATaaactaaaaaaataaatataaaactgaaattTAAATTCATTAGAAATAGGCAAAGTTTTTTCAATCTATTGTGGACAATTATCAAGTTAAAACTCAGTTTAAACTTGAAAATACTCCATGACAAAATAAAAAATCCTCACTTTTCCTGTTTCTAAAGTGTGAATTTGTTGCTTATTTGTTTCAGCCGTATtaccactaagagttagtgataacttTACTAGTTATTTCAGTTATGACCAAAATAACTAGTAAAATTCATAATGTATTCTCATACCATATATGGCCAAGAATGTGCCAGTCTTTGATGACAAAATTAAACATATTTACACTTCTGTACATTATTTCTGTATATGGTATTGGAAAGGCTTTTTACCAGCCTCAAAGTTTAGTTCTTCTGGAAAATTAAACTGGGAATGAAAGGCAAGATTTTGTAATATGTACAACAGTATCTAACAATTAAAGGCCAAGTTACCTTCCAAAGGGGACAGTTTCACCAAGAGAGAATGGAAAACCTTACGACTCTGGTTGGGGTGATTAGTCCCATCTTGGAAATGTCCTGGAGATGGATAGGCATGACAATGGTCATCCTCAACATGAACAAAATGCTTAAGTTTTACAACTGATTATTCCAGGCCAGTTCTAATAATCTTATATAGGGACTAACTTACATTTTGGACTAAGATTTGATCGCACCCCACAGAGGCCCCCAAAAAGTTCTCTTATAAAAAATGTGATTGTTGATCCAGGAAGCCTGTTAGGTTTATCAAAGGTTACCCCTAAGCTAACTACTGACCTCTCCTACaatagctgcctaactcccatttacggttaagtgaacagaggcatcaggtgtaacGAGACAGTATATTCAGGATATGATTCAAATGCTTATCTCTCATCCAAATATTTCCTAGTGagaaaacattaccaaacctctCGCCATACACAAACATTCACAATATCTGGgactttaaaaaaaaatggccCCTACTACTTCCTCTCTACTTCCCATACTACTTCACACACAATCCTCTATGATCTCAATATATTCTTAATCCAAGTTGCATAAACTTGAGTCAAACTGTCATGCTACGTCCAGCCAAACAGATCTCTTCACCACCACAATGTCATTTTTTATGCCTTTTATTTACAAACTCATTAATGCATCGTATTAAATGCCTCCGGATTATAGCAGTACACATGTCTGGCCAACAAATATGCAACAACTGTCACTACAGGTTTGTACTTACAACTGATTTTCCCCATTTTATATAGAGAGTTTGGGAGAAGCGGAAGCAGAGTCCCAGCTGGTCACCCAGGTGTCAACAGAGTGCCGCAGGGCGGTTATGGTCCCGGGGCCGGGAGGAGTATCTTATCGTACTCCTGCGACCACTTATTGTACTTCTGAGGGCACTTGTCGTACTACTGCGACCACTTATTGAGCTTCTGAAGGCACTTGTCGTACTACTGCCAGAACTTGTACTCCTGCCAACACTTGTACTCCTTCAGGCTCTTGTCATACCCCTATAATTAACACCCACTTCCTGCCTATATAGCCAACTTACCGATCTATAAATccgcccttctgaagatgtattgttAAATacaaaaatacttaaggaaattccagtctaaatccttccttcgtggtttgacattgtcacattttttatcacgttaattttcgtgatacacacacacacacacacacacacacacacacacacacacacacacacacacacacacacacacacacacacacacacacacacacacacacactggacttatgatcctgtggtcccgggttcgatcccgggcgccggcgagaaacattgggcagagtttctttcacaatatgcccctgttacctagcggtaaataggtacctgggagttagtcagctgtcacgggctgttttctGGGGGGGTgtaatgtgaaaaaaatagtagtggttagaaacagttgattgacagttgagaggcgggccgaaagagcagagctcaacccccacaagcacaactaggtgaatacacacacacacattatatatatatatatatatatatatatatatatatatacacatacatacatacatacatacatacatacatacatacatacatacatacatacatatatatatatatatatatatatatatatatatatatatatatatatatatatatatatatatatatatatatatatttatatattattaaatatgaccgaaaaagtaagattaataattctaacacgaattttctcaatctttcgtacattacgcttcactgttggaggtaaatcaaaaatcacttctccaaaattcatttttatttctagtctgacgcgacacgggcgcgtttcgtaaaacttattacattttcaaagacttcacaaatacacaactgattagaacgtatctctgattttatatctacatttgagtgaggtggtaagggtgatgtggcattaacacaagacagaacaggaggggatattaatagggtattaaaagtatcaacacaagacagaacagaaacaatgggtattgaatagaagtgtttgtagaaagcctattggtccatatttcttgatgcttctatattggagcggagtcttgaggtgggtagaattctacccacctcaagactccgctccaatatagaagcatcaagaaatatggaccaataggctttctacaaacacttctattcaatacccattgtttctgttctgtcttgtgttgatacttttaataccctattaatatcccctcctgttctgtcttgtgttaatgccacatcacccttaccacctcactcaaatgtagatataaaatcagagatacgttctaatcagttgtgtatttgtgaagtctttgaaaatgtaataagttttacgaaacgcgcccgtgtcgcgtcagactagaaataaaaatgaattttggagaagtgatttttgatttacctccaacagtgaagcgtaatgtacgaaaga
This genomic stretch from Procambarus clarkii isolate CNS0578487 chromosome 22, FALCON_Pclarkii_2.0, whole genome shotgun sequence harbors:
- the Idh gene encoding isocitrate dehydrogenase [NADP] cytoplasmic translates to MGKISCGPVVEMLGDEMTRIIWDIIKQKLILPFLEIELHTYDLGIENRDATKDQVTIDCAHAIKKYNVGIKCATITPDEKRVEEFNLKKMWKSPNGTIRNILGGTVFREAIICQNIPRLVPGWQKPIVIGRHAHADQYKAIDFVVPGAGKLEISWTPSDGGDAIREVINDFKGAGVALGMFNTDESIVAFAHASMVYALDRKLPLYMSTKNTILKKYDGRFKDIFQEVYENEYKGKYEAAGIWYEHRLIDDMVAQAMKSEGGFVWACKNYDGDVQSDSVAQGFGSLGMMTSVLVCPDGKTIESEAAHGTVTRHYRQHQQGNETSTNPIASVFAWTRGLAHRAKLDNNENLARFASSLEEVCVETIESGSMTKDLAICIKGMTNVTRDDYLTTFEFMDKLAENLEKKMST